One region of Sardina pilchardus chromosome 18, fSarPil1.1, whole genome shotgun sequence genomic DNA includes:
- the LOC134063576 gene encoding uncharacterized protein LOC134063576 codes for MFESSMLLLAGLVLLLLLAWKRTGARGLRLPPGPPGLPLLGNLPQVDKNAPYKTFMKWSKQYGPVMTMKIGPLRIVALSGYQTVKEALVDQADDFTGRAPVPFLNRVVRGYGLAVSNGERWRQLRRFTLSTLRDFGMGRKRMEQWIQEESRHLLESLRETKSASFDPTFFLSRAVSNVICALVFGQRFSYDDANFLNLLHIVSDAFRFGSTPWGQLYNIFPRLMSHAPGPHQKVFQRIDQLREFVRGKIHQHKETLDPDNPRDYIDCFLIRLEQEKDLPTTEFCYDNLVSTVLNLFFAGTETTSTTMRYAMMILIKHPEIQEHMHKEIETVIGAHRIPQMEDRKSLPYTDAVIHEVQRYLDIVPLNLPHYAMKDISFKGYTIPKDTVIIPMLHSVLRDEDQWENAWTFNPDHFLDKDGNFKKSPAFFAFSAGKRACVGEPLARMELLLFLVSIVQQFHLSTPGGPCGLDIKPEFSSFGNVPRRYELIVTPLCSERRCVRIMFESSMLLLAGLVLLLLLAWRRTGARGLRLPPGPPGLPLLGNLPQVDKNAPYKTFMKWSKQYGPVITVHLGPQRYVILSGYQTVKEGLVDQAEDFAGRAPVPFSIKVLKGYGLGISNGERWRQLRRFTVSTLRDFGMGRKRMEQWIQEESRHLLESLRETKSAPFNPTVFLSRAVSNVICALVFGQRFSYDDVNFLRLLQIITDIVQYGSSPWGPLYNVFPRLMDHLPGPHQTIFKKLDKMKAFIKDKIQEHKETLDPDNPRDFIDCYLIRLKQEKDIPTTEFHYENLVATVFNLFLAGTETTSSTMRYALMILIKHPDTQERVHKEIDSLLGQHGVPQMEDRKSLPFTDAVIHEVQRFMDFVPLNVPHYATKNISFKGYTIPKDTVIIPMLHSVLRDEDQWEKPWTFNPDHFLDTEGNFKKNPAFLPFSTGKRVCAGESLARMELLLFLVSIVQQFHLSTPGGPSSIDVSPERSSFANVPHQYQLIVTPR; via the exons ATGTTTGAGTCCagcatgctgctgctggctggcctggtgctgctcctgctgctggccTGGAAGAGGACGGGGGCACGGGGGCTTCGACTGCCCCCAGGCCCCCCTGGACTACCCCTGCTGGGAAACCTGCCCCAAGTAGACAAGAACGCACCCTATAAGACTTTTATGAAG tgGAGTAAGCAGTATGGGCCGGtcatgactatgaaaattgggCCTTTGCGGATAGTGGCCCTCAGTGGGTACCAGACAGTGAAGGAGGCTCTAGTGGACCAGGCTGATGACTTCACAGGAAGAGCACCAGTTCCGTTCTTGAACCGGGTTGTCAGGGGATACG GTCTGGCCGTCAGTAACGGTGAGCGCTGGCGTCAGCTGAGACGCTTCACACTGAGCACGCTCAGAGACTTTGGGATGGGCCGCAAGAGGATGGAGCAGTGGATTCAGGAGGAGAGCCGACACCTGCTggagagcctgagagaaaccaagt cgGCCTCGTTTGACCCCACATTCTTCCTGAGCCGTGCCGTGTCCAATGTGATCTGCGCTCTGGTGTTCGGACAGCGCTTCAGCTACGACGACGCCAACTTCCTGAATTTGCTGCATATTGTCTCAGATGCGTTTCGCTTCGGAAGTACACCATGGGGACAG CTGTACAACATCTTTCCCCGGCTGATGTCTCACGCACCCGGCCCCCACCAAAAAGTCTTCCAACGCATTGACCAACTTAGGGAGTTTGTAAGAGGGAAGATCCACCAGCACAAGGAGACTCTGGACCCAGACAACCCTCGAGACTACATCGACTGTTTCCTCATCAGACTTGAGCAG GAGAAAGACCTTCCCACCACAGAGTTCTGCTATGATAACCTTGTCTCCACTGTCCTGAACCTTTTCTTTGCTGGCACAGAGACCACCAGCACAACCATGAGATATGCTATGATGATTCTTATCAAACATCCAGAGATACAGG AGCACATGCATAAGGAGATCGAGACAGTGATTGGTGCTCATCGCATTCCACAAATGGAAGACAGGAAGTCCCTCCCCTACACTGATGCTGTCATTCATGAGGTCCAGCGCTACCTGGACATTGTGCCCCTCAATCTCCCCCACTATGCCATGAAGGACATCTCTTTCAAGGGCTATACCATCCCCAAG GACACCGTGATAATCCCCATGCTGCACTCTGTGCTCAGGGACGAGGACCAATGGGAAAATGCCTGGACCTTTAACCCTGACCACTTCCTGGATAAAGATGGCAACTTCAAGAAGAGTCCAGCCTTTTTCGCCTTCTCTGCAG GTAAGCGGGCATGTGTGGGTGAGCCTTTGGCGCGGATGGAGCTCCTGCTCTTCCTGGTGTCCATCGTGCAGCAGTTCCACCTCAGCACCCCTGGAGGACCATGCGGTCTGGACATAAAGCCCGAGTTCAGCAGCTTTGGGAATGTACCCCGCCGATACGAACTCATTGTCACCCCCC TGTGTTCAGAG AGGAGGTGTGTGCGCATCATGTTTGAGTCCagcatgctgctgctggctggcctggtgctgctcctgctgctggccTGGAGGAGGACGGGGGCACGGGGGCTTCGACTGCCCCCAGGCCCCCCTGGACTACCCCTGCTGGGAAACCTGCCCCAAGTAGACAAGAACGCACCCTATAAGACTTTTATGAAG TGGAGTAAGCAGTATGGGCCAGTCATCACTGTTCATCTTGGACCTCAGCGCTATGTGATTCTGAGTGGGTACCAGACCGTAAAGGAGGGCCTCGTGGACCAGGCAGAGGACTTTGCAGGAAGGGCACCAGTGCCTTTTAGTATCAAAGTTCTGAAGGGATATG GTCTGGGCATCAGTAATGGTGAGCGCTGGCGCCAGCTGAGACGCTTCACAGTGAGCACGCTCAGAGACTTTGGGATGGGCCGCAAGAGGATGGAGCAGTGGATTCAGGAGGAGAGCCGACACCTGCTggagagcctgagagaaaccaagt CGGCCCCGTTTAACCCCACAGTCTTCCTGAGCCGTGCCGTGTCCAATGTGATCTGCGCTTTGGTGTTCGGACAGCGCTTCAGCTACGACGACGTCAACTTCCTGCGTCTGCTGCAGATTATAACGGACATAGTTCAATATGGGAGCAGCCCCTGGGGACCG CTGTACAACGTCTTCCCCAGGCTGATGGATCACCTTCCCGGCCCCCATCAAACTATATTCAAAAAGTTGGACAAAATGAAAGCCTTTATTAAAGACAAGATCCAGGAACACAAGGAGACTCTGGACCCTGACAACCCTCGAGACTTCATCGACTGTTACCTCATCAGACTCAAACAG GAGAAAGACATCCCAACAACAGAGTTCCACTATGAGAACTTGGTAGCAACAGTGTTTAACCTCTTCCTGGCTGGGACTGAGACCACCAGCTCAACCATGAGATATGCCCTTATGATACTCATAAAGCACCCGGACACTCAAG AACGTGTGCATAAGGAGATTGATTCGCTGCTTGGCCAACACGGTGTCCCGCAAATGGAAGACAGGAAGTCCCTCCCCTTCACTGATGCTGTCATCCATGAAGTTCAACGCTTTATGGACTTTGTACCTCTCAATGTCCCCCACTACGCCACCAAGAACATCTCATTCAAGGGCTACACCATTCCTAAG GACACCGTGATCATCCCCATGCTGCACTCAGTGCTCAGGGACGAGGACCAATGGGAGAAGCCCTGGACCTTTAACCCTGACCACTTCCTGGACACAGAAGGCAACTTCAAGAAGAACCCAGCATTCCTTCCCTTCTCTACAG